The Pseudomonas cavernicola DNA segment CCTACCCATGCTTTTCCAACGCTTGTTCACCCTGAGCGGGCTCATCGCCTGCGCGGTGCTCGCTGTGTTCGCCTGGCAATACCAGACGGCCTTCTCCTACGAGCCGGTCGGCCCGCGTGCCTACCCGTTGCTGATCCTCGGCCTGAGCGCAATCGGCCTGATCTACCTGACCATTCGCCCGACCCGCCTGAACAAAGGGTACGACGACCACCCGCTGGACAACGCCACGCTGCGCAAGATCGGCCTGTGCATCGTCATGTTGCTGGCCTATGCCGCACTGTTCGAGCCGCTCGGCCTGATCATCAGCAGCACCCTGATCGGCATTGG contains these protein-coding regions:
- a CDS encoding tripartite tricarboxylate transporter TctB family protein; this translates as MLFQRLFTLSGLIACAVLAVFAWQYQTAFSYEPVGPRAYPLLILGLSAIGLIYLTIRPTRLNKGYDDHPLDNATLRKIGLCIVMLLAYAALFEPLGLIISSTLIGIGLAMLYGAPWKPAVLVSLGLAIGLYLLFDKVLDVPLPLGLLSVLE